A single region of the Nicotiana sylvestris chromosome 6, ASM39365v2, whole genome shotgun sequence genome encodes:
- the LOC138871768 gene encoding uncharacterized mitochondrial protein AtMg00810-like, with translation MYMDDVFLTGTDQQEIAQLKVFLHEQFKIKHLGQLYYFLGLEVLYKRDGAIIFQMKFVLNLFKEYNCLDHNPCSSPLDPIVKLKARESTILRDLTHYRKLVGKLNFLTNTRLDIAYNVQHLSQFMQEPTEPYLKASFHLLRYLKNNHTLGIFMSKDADHTVKAYCDSDWAACPDFRRSITGHLVLIDNSPIS, from the coding sequence ATGTATATGGATGATGTATTTCTCACTGGGACTGATCAACAGGAAATTGCACAACTCAAAGTCTTCTTACACGAacaattcaagatcaaacacCTGGGCCAGTTGTACTACTTCCTGGGATTGGAGGTCCTGTACAAAAGAGACGGTGCTATTATATTTCAAATGAAATTTGTGCTAAACTTGTTTAAAGAATACAATTGTTTAGATCACAACCCTTGTTCTTCACCCTTAGATCCCATTGTAAAGCTGAAGGCCAGAGAAAGCACAATCCTACGGGATCTTACCCATTACAGAAAACTGGTAGGTAAATTGAATTTTCTAACTAATACTAGGTTGGACATTGCATATAATGTTCAACACTTGAGTCAGTTTATGCAAGAGCCCACAGAACCTTATTTGAAAGCATCATTTCATCTGCTCAGATATCTGAAAAATAACCATACTCTAGGGATTTTCATGTCAAAAGATGCGGATCACACAGTTAAAGCCTATTGCGATTCTGATTGGGCAGCCTGTCCGGACTTTAGGAGATCCATTACAGGTCATTTGGTGCTTATAGACAATAGTCCTATCAGCTGA